The following coding sequences are from one Humulus lupulus chromosome X, drHumLupu1.1, whole genome shotgun sequence window:
- the LOC133805624 gene encoding uncharacterized protein LOC133805624 → MAANDPNTPEEEILNEDEYPQRPRKQPMMNSDPDERSDSSNFRGPPAPRADEDMYYNPERYVPIMELKNCQLRKKLAEATKRNEELARLAAEAQAAQAPPPQATQPPPPRDTQAPPRRPRGRPRKNAATRRAEKAPPPTSPPVQPRPRRGNQAEATANPIAAAHTGMGNNRAPSVARTPNLGAAENVPEPNRANSRPSRPNHGRQPPSSIRHPPSSIRHPSPIQDALRPAPQNRDRQAGWGHGNGEAARDHRAPQHTRSQMSWSRATGTRKPAGDPPRNH, encoded by the coding sequence ATGGCTGCGAACGATCCCAATACacctgaggaggaaattctaAATGAAGATGAATACCCACAGCGGCCTAGAAAGCAGCCTATGatgaattctgatcccgatgaGAGGAGTGACTCGTCTAACTTTCGGGGACCACCTGCCCCCAGGGCcgacgaggatatgtactacaatcccgagAGATATGTTCCAATCATGGAACTCAAAAATTGCCAACTACGTAAAAAGTTGGCAGAAGCTACAAAACGCAATGAAGAGTTAGCCAGGCTAGCTGCTGAGGCACAAGCGGCTCAGGCCCCGCCTCCGCAAGCTACCCAGCCTCCGCCTCCGCGGGACACTCAGGCCCCACCTCGTAGGCCCAGGGGACGTCCTCGAAAGAATGCAGCCACTCGGAGAGCGGAAAAAGCACCGCCACCAACATCCCCTCCTGTTCAGCCAAGACCCCGGAGGGGAAATCAGGCTGAGGCCACTGCCAACCCGATTGCTGCAGCACACACGGGAatggggaataaccgagccccctcggTGGCTCGAACCCCAAATCTTGGTGCAGCAGAGAATGTCCCAGAACCTAACCGGGCGAATTCGAGACCTTCTAGGCCTAACCATGGGAGACAGCCACCATCTTCCATAAGACACCCGCCATCAtcaataaggcatccctcaccAATTCAAGATGCTCTGCGACCTGCCCCTCAAAATAGGGATCGACAGGCTGGATGGGGACATGGAAATGGAGAGGCTGCCCGAGATCACAGGGCTCCTCAACATACTAGAAGCCAAATGTCATGGTCACGAGCTACTGGGACAAGGAAACCAGCAGGGGATCCACCTCGTAATCACTGA